One window from the genome of Lysobacter helvus encodes:
- a CDS encoding Orn/Lys/Arg decarboxylase N-terminal domain-containing protein, translated as MSMNAPWILVVTSDPPDSGSVFRFALQRLGEAMKQQGIEVVPTHSWEDGLGVARGSATYSGVAIDWNLGETAKPREDEVLAIIHAVRRKSLRIPIFLLTRDLTEGSIPWSIVSEVREYVNLAGETPEFFARRAQFAIDEYHEALLPPYFKALKKLTEEGTYQWDAPGHMGGAAYLKHPAGAEFHRFFGENLMRADIGISNVELGSWLDIEGPPAESQRMAARVFGADWTFYVLAGSSASNRIVIQACVGQDEMVVVDRNCHKSLNHAMTLARSRPVYFQPSRNGYGMIGLIPPSRFTAAHIAGLVKDSPLSKGARSTEAVHAVVTNPTYDGILYNVDRVAKLLSDSVPRVHFDEAWYAYGKFHPLYRHRYAMGVPRDMPKRPTVFSVQSTHKMLPAFSMASYIHVSNSERGKVAWSPLKEAFMMHGTTSPFYPLIASLDIASAMMDAPTGPALLEETVGYAIDFRKRVAAAAARYAKAGEWSFRLYQPDSVRIDGKQVPFQEAPTDTLCNDAQCWTMRVGEDWHGLPDEVVADDFAMLDPTKVTILCPGTDAQGKIAKLGIPGTILSKFLDARRQEIARTGDYTVLILFSVGTTQGKSGTLLETLLAFKRLYDRDASIEEALPELARAYPDRYGTMTLRGLCEEMHQAMTELDLQAMANHAGEVISEQVLTPSDAYQHLIHGRTEEVRIRDLPGRVAALMIVPYPPGIPVLMPGERVDPKGGTILKFLEAVEAFGKRFPGFSREVQNIHPDANGDMWATVVANDALASGR; from the coding sequence ATGTCGATGAACGCCCCATGGATCCTCGTGGTCACCAGCGACCCGCCGGACAGCGGATCGGTGTTCCGCTTCGCGCTGCAACGCCTCGGCGAGGCGATGAAGCAGCAAGGCATCGAGGTGGTGCCCACGCATTCGTGGGAGGACGGCCTGGGCGTGGCGCGCGGTTCGGCGACCTACTCGGGCGTGGCGATCGACTGGAACCTCGGCGAGACCGCGAAGCCGCGCGAAGACGAAGTGCTCGCGATCATCCACGCGGTGCGCCGCAAGTCGCTGCGCATCCCGATCTTCCTGCTGACGCGCGACCTCACCGAGGGTTCCATCCCCTGGAGCATCGTCTCGGAAGTGCGCGAGTACGTGAACCTCGCCGGCGAGACGCCCGAGTTCTTCGCGCGCCGCGCGCAGTTCGCCATCGACGAATACCACGAAGCGTTGCTGCCGCCCTACTTCAAGGCGCTGAAGAAACTCACCGAGGAAGGCACCTACCAGTGGGATGCGCCCGGACACATGGGCGGCGCGGCCTACCTCAAGCATCCGGCCGGCGCGGAGTTCCATCGCTTCTTCGGCGAGAACCTGATGCGCGCCGACATCGGCATCTCCAACGTCGAGCTGGGCTCGTGGCTCGACATCGAAGGCCCGCCGGCGGAATCGCAGCGCATGGCCGCGCGCGTGTTCGGCGCCGACTGGACGTTCTACGTGCTCGCCGGCTCGTCCGCCTCCAACCGCATCGTGATCCAGGCCTGCGTGGGCCAGGACGAGATGGTGGTGGTGGATCGCAACTGCCACAAATCGCTGAACCACGCGATGACGCTCGCGCGGTCGCGGCCGGTGTACTTCCAGCCGAGCCGCAACGGCTACGGCATGATCGGATTGATTCCGCCAAGCCGCTTCACCGCCGCGCACATCGCGGGGCTGGTGAAGGATTCGCCGTTGTCGAAGGGCGCGCGTTCCACCGAAGCGGTGCATGCCGTGGTCACCAACCCGACCTACGACGGCATCCTCTACAACGTGGATCGCGTCGCCAAGCTGCTGTCCGACAGCGTGCCGCGCGTGCACTTCGACGAAGCCTGGTATGCGTACGGCAAGTTCCATCCGCTGTACCGCCACCGCTACGCCATGGGCGTACCGCGCGACATGCCGAAGCGCCCGACGGTCTTCAGCGTGCAGTCGACGCACAAGATGCTGCCGGCCTTCTCGATGGCCTCGTACATCCACGTCAGCAACAGCGAGCGCGGCAAGGTCGCATGGTCTCCGTTGAAGGAGGCCTTCATGATGCACGGCACCACCTCGCCGTTCTACCCGCTGATCGCCTCGCTCGACATCGCCAGCGCGATGATGGATGCACCCACCGGGCCGGCGTTGCTGGAAGAGACCGTCGGTTATGCGATCGACTTCCGCAAGCGCGTCGCCGCCGCGGCCGCGCGCTACGCGAAGGCAGGCGAATGGAGCTTCAGGCTCTACCAGCCCGACAGCGTGCGCATCGACGGCAAGCAGGTCCCCTTCCAGGAGGCACCGACCGACACGCTGTGCAACGACGCGCAGTGCTGGACGATGCGCGTGGGCGAGGACTGGCACGGCTTGCCGGATGAAGTGGTCGCCGACGACTTCGCGATGCTCGACCCCACCAAGGTCACCATCCTGTGCCCCGGCACCGACGCGCAGGGCAAGATCGCCAAGCTCGGCATCCCCGGCACCATCCTCAGCAAGTTCCTCGATGCGCGGCGCCAGGAAATCGCGCGCACGGGCGACTACACGGTGCTGATCCTGTTCTCCGTCGGCACCACGCAAGGCAAGTCCGGCACGCTGCTCGAAACGCTGCTCGCGTTCAAGCGCCTGTACGACCGCGACGCATCGATCGAGGAAGCCCTGCCGGAACTCGCGCGCGCCTACCCCGACCGCTACGGCACGATGACGTTGCGCGGGCTGTGCGAAGAAATGCACCAGGCGATGACCGAGCTCGACCTGCAGGCGATGGCCAACCACGCGGGCGAAGTCATTTCCGAACAGGTGCTCACGCCTTCGGATGCCTACCAGCACCTGATCCACGGCCGCACCGAAGAGGTGCGCATCCGCGACCTGCCCGGCCGCGTGGCGGCGCTGATGATCGTCCCGTATCCGCCGGGCATCCCGGTGCTGATGCCGGGCGAACGCGTCGACCCCAAGGGCGGCACCATCCTGAAGTTCCTCGAAGCCGTCGAAGCATTCGGCAAGCGCTTCCCGGGCTTCAGCCGCGAAGTCCAGAACATCCATCCCGACGCCAACGGCGACATGTGGGCGACGGTCGTCGCCAACGACGCCCTCGCCTCGGGGCGCTGA
- a CDS encoding Orn/Lys/Arg decarboxylase N-terminal domain-containing protein: MRASTDQPQRFRVLIAHRQVGTDTASGRACAALAEEFARRNVETVTAAEGSDAQGIATSDTGLHAMLVDWSMPVGDDASGDAAALVDAIRARNERVPIFLLTEPEKAKTLNAEKLRQIDELVWLLEDTAPFMCGRVESAMRIYAEGLFGPMVTALSRFHRVHAYSWHTPGHTGGTAFLKHPAGRAFFDFYGENVFRTDLSISVGSLGSLLDHTGPIGESEKYISRIFGSHRSYTVTNGSSTSNRIIFMACIGRDQVVLCDRNCHKSLEHGLIMSGGIPQYMIPSRNRYGLMGPIYPGRFDEKTVRKAIADTPLSKGLEDQQPAFAVVTNSTYDGLCYKVDRVLSQLGPWVDRVHFDEAWFGYARFNPLYAGRMAMRGDPSAHDPNGPTVFCTHSTHKLLAAFSQASYIHVRDGRNAIPHPRFNETFMLHGSTSPFYPIIASNEMAATMMDGASGAALTRESIDEAIHFRQLVGRLRRQAEAKKDWFFRTWNADTVHDPSSGKRVNFEDASPELLGTDQQCWVLHPGDAWHGFDDLEDDYCMLDPIKVTVLMPGVQDDGSLGPKGFPASLLTAYLHARGIEVEKTSDFGVLFLFSLGITKAKWSTLLAAMLDFKHDYDQDTPLSRIMPHLVADYPDTYTGLGLRGLGDRMFEELRRTSQMQNLQKAFQSIPEARMSPADAYQALIRNRIERVPLSQLADRTIATSVVPYPPGIPMMMPGETAGAADGPYIGYLKALKSWDKTFPGFGHDTHGVEVHDGEYYVQCVKD, translated from the coding sequence ATGCGCGCCAGCACCGACCAGCCCCAACGTTTCCGCGTCCTCATTGCCCATCGGCAGGTCGGGACCGACACCGCGAGCGGACGCGCGTGCGCGGCGCTGGCCGAGGAATTCGCGCGCCGCAACGTCGAGACGGTGACCGCCGCCGAAGGCAGCGACGCGCAAGGGATTGCCACTTCCGACACCGGGCTGCACGCCATGCTCGTCGACTGGTCGATGCCCGTGGGCGACGACGCGTCGGGCGATGCGGCCGCGCTGGTCGATGCGATCCGCGCGCGCAACGAGCGCGTGCCCATCTTCCTGCTGACCGAACCGGAAAAGGCGAAGACGCTCAACGCCGAGAAGCTGCGGCAAATCGACGAACTGGTGTGGCTGCTGGAGGACACGGCGCCTTTCATGTGCGGCCGCGTCGAATCCGCCATGCGCATCTACGCCGAGGGCCTGTTCGGCCCGATGGTCACCGCGCTCTCGCGGTTCCATCGCGTGCACGCGTACTCGTGGCACACGCCGGGGCACACCGGCGGCACCGCGTTCCTCAAGCACCCGGCCGGGCGCGCGTTCTTCGATTTCTACGGCGAGAACGTGTTCCGCACCGACCTGTCCATCAGCGTGGGCAGCCTGGGCTCGCTGCTGGACCACACCGGTCCGATCGGCGAGAGCGAGAAGTACATCTCCCGCATCTTCGGATCGCACCGCAGCTACACCGTCACCAACGGCTCGTCCACGTCCAACCGCATCATCTTCATGGCGTGCATCGGCCGCGACCAGGTGGTGCTGTGCGACCGCAACTGCCACAAGTCGCTCGAGCACGGGCTGATCATGAGCGGCGGCATCCCGCAGTACATGATCCCCTCGCGCAACCGGTACGGCCTGATGGGGCCGATCTATCCCGGGCGCTTCGACGAGAAGACGGTGCGCAAGGCGATCGCGGACACGCCGTTGTCGAAAGGCCTGGAGGACCAGCAGCCCGCGTTCGCCGTGGTCACCAATTCCACGTACGACGGGCTTTGCTACAAGGTGGACCGCGTGCTCTCGCAGCTCGGACCGTGGGTGGACCGGGTGCATTTCGACGAAGCGTGGTTCGGCTATGCGCGGTTCAATCCGTTGTATGCCGGGCGCATGGCGATGCGCGGGGATCCGTCGGCGCACGATCCGAACGGCCCCACGGTGTTCTGCACGCATTCCACGCACAAGCTGCTGGCCGCGTTCTCGCAGGCCTCGTACATCCACGTGCGCGATGGCCGCAACGCGATCCCGCATCCGCGCTTCAATGAAACCTTCATGCTGCACGGCTCCACGTCGCCGTTCTATCCGATCATCGCGTCCAACGAAATGGCCGCCACGATGATGGACGGCGCGAGCGGCGCGGCGCTGACGCGCGAGTCCATCGACGAGGCGATCCATTTCCGCCAGCTGGTCGGCCGGCTGCGCCGCCAGGCGGAGGCGAAGAAGGATTGGTTCTTCCGCACCTGGAATGCCGACACGGTGCACGACCCGTCCAGCGGCAAGCGCGTGAATTTCGAAGACGCATCTCCGGAACTGCTGGGCACCGACCAGCAGTGCTGGGTGCTGCATCCGGGCGATGCGTGGCATGGCTTCGACGACCTCGAAGACGACTACTGCATGCTCGATCCGATCAAGGTCACCGTGCTGATGCCGGGCGTGCAGGACGATGGGTCGCTCGGGCCGAAGGGCTTCCCCGCCTCGCTGCTCACCGCCTACCTCCACGCGCGCGGCATCGAAGTGGAGAAGACCAGCGACTTCGGCGTGTTGTTCCTGTTCTCGCTGGGCATCACCAAGGCCAAGTGGAGCACGCTGCTCGCGGCGATGCTCGACTTCAAGCACGACTACGACCAAGACACGCCGTTGTCGCGGATCATGCCGCACCTCGTCGCCGACTATCCGGACACCTACACCGGCCTCGGGCTGCGCGGGTTGGGCGATCGCATGTTCGAAGAGCTGCGCCGCACCTCGCAGATGCAGAACCTGCAGAAGGCGTTCCAGTCGATCCCCGAAGCGCGCATGTCGCCGGCCGATGCGTACCAGGCGCTCATCCGCAACCGCATCGAGCGCGTGCCGTTGTCGCAGCTGGCCGACCGCACGATCGCCACGAGCGTCGTGCCCTACCCGCCCGGCATTCCGATGATGATGCCCGGCGAAACCGCGGGCGCGGCGGACGGGCCGTACATCGGATACCTGAAAGCGCTCAAGAGCTGGGACAAGACCTTCCCCGGCTTCGGCCACGACACGCACGGCGTGGAAGTGCACGACGGCGAGTACTACGTGCAGTGCGTGAAGGACTAG
- a CDS encoding amino acid permease yields MHGGTGDKKMGLVAATSLVVANMVGTGLFLLPSSLAAVGSISVFGWLVSTLGATALGLVFVRLSSSAPKAGGPYAYARDAVGPFAAFQTNTLYWGASVLGNVAIAVSVTGYLAVFAHVLESPVPACICTILVIWLFVWLNTRGASSVGHFTTITTVAGILPVAVVGLLGWFWFDRGVFDAGWNPSNMPAASAVMTSASIALWAFLGVESAAVSAGVIENPKRNVPLATIMGLAISAVIYVSCCTVIMGILPNAQLQSSHAPFAEVASVMLGPWAGSVIAIAAILKASGSLVGWILIAAQSSQAAATDGMFPQSFSRLNANGMPARNLVVTGVLMTALVILTASPTLSEQFSRITNATVILMALPYIYSVMAMWRMDRAAHRTDHLAASIVVGVAACLYCVGVAIGQSHDLVFKAMIALLLTTPLFALVRLQDGQPRVG; encoded by the coding sequence ATGCACGGCGGCACCGGCGACAAGAAGATGGGGCTGGTGGCGGCGACGTCGCTGGTCGTCGCCAACATGGTCGGCACGGGCTTGTTCCTGCTGCCGTCCAGCCTGGCCGCCGTCGGCAGCATTTCGGTGTTCGGGTGGCTGGTGTCGACGCTGGGCGCCACGGCGCTCGGCCTGGTGTTCGTGCGCCTGAGTTCTTCTGCACCCAAAGCCGGCGGACCGTACGCGTATGCGCGCGATGCCGTCGGTCCCTTCGCGGCGTTCCAGACGAACACGCTCTACTGGGGCGCCAGCGTGCTGGGCAACGTGGCGATCGCGGTGTCGGTGACGGGCTATCTCGCCGTGTTCGCACACGTCCTGGAATCGCCGGTGCCGGCGTGCATCTGCACCATCCTCGTGATCTGGCTGTTCGTGTGGCTCAACACGCGCGGCGCGTCGTCGGTCGGGCACTTCACCACGATCACCACGGTCGCCGGCATCCTGCCGGTCGCGGTCGTGGGATTGCTCGGCTGGTTCTGGTTCGACCGCGGCGTGTTCGATGCGGGATGGAATCCGTCGAACATGCCCGCCGCATCGGCCGTGATGACGAGCGCGTCGATCGCGTTGTGGGCGTTCCTCGGGGTGGAGAGCGCGGCGGTGTCGGCGGGCGTGATCGAGAATCCGAAGCGCAACGTGCCGCTGGCCACGATCATGGGACTGGCTATCTCCGCGGTGATCTACGTCTCGTGCTGCACGGTGATCATGGGCATCCTGCCCAACGCCCAGTTGCAGTCCTCGCATGCGCCCTTCGCCGAAGTGGCCAGCGTGATGCTCGGCCCGTGGGCCGGCAGCGTGATCGCCATCGCCGCGATCCTCAAGGCATCGGGCTCGCTGGTGGGCTGGATCCTGATCGCCGCGCAGTCGTCGCAGGCGGCGGCCACCGACGGCATGTTCCCGCAGTCGTTCTCGCGCCTCAACGCGAACGGCATGCCGGCGCGCAACCTGGTGGTCACCGGCGTGCTGATGACGGCGCTGGTGATCCTGACCGCGTCGCCGACCCTGTCCGAGCAGTTCTCGCGCATCACCAACGCCACGGTCATCCTGATGGCGCTGCCGTACATCTATTCGGTCATGGCGATGTGGCGGATGGATCGCGCCGCGCACCGGACCGACCACCTCGCGGCCTCGATCGTCGTCGGCGTCGCGGCGTGCCTGTACTGCGTCGGCGTCGCGATCGGGCAATCGCACGACCTGGTGTTCAAGGCGATGATCGCGTTGCTGCTGACCACGCCGCTGTTCGCGCTGGTGCGCCTGCAGGACGGACAACCCCGCGTCGGGTAG
- a CDS encoding amino acid ABC transporter substrate-binding protein — MHTARTLAFASTALALAMLAPMPAQAQATFAHARDAGTLSFGYLPGARPLTWRNDSGAAEGYAISLCRLVAEAVRLQLKQPGLKVEFVPLDEDPAAALAAGRIDMSCTPMQATLTRRASVDFSIPVMPGGTGILVRKNVSPALRNLLEGRKPGAQPIWRGSPQLAALQQRDFAVVPGTASAKLLEARRQEIGVNFKITPVTSMAEGLARVVSGKSDALVSDRNVLMDLARNGQGAGDVMVIDREFDPTSYAFALRRGDEDFRLLVDRVLSRTYRTGKFEQLYATHFGPAGESTRMFFRRLAEPD; from the coding sequence ATGCACACCGCCCGCACTCTCGCGTTCGCATCCACGGCCCTGGCGCTCGCGATGCTCGCCCCCATGCCGGCGCAGGCCCAGGCCACCTTCGCGCATGCGCGGGACGCCGGCACGCTGTCGTTCGGTTACCTGCCGGGCGCACGCCCGCTGACGTGGCGCAACGACTCGGGTGCCGCGGAAGGCTATGCCATCTCGCTGTGCCGCCTCGTCGCCGAAGCGGTGCGCCTGCAGCTCAAGCAGCCCGGCCTGAAAGTGGAGTTCGTGCCGCTTGACGAAGATCCGGCGGCGGCGCTCGCCGCGGGCCGCATCGACATGTCGTGCACGCCGATGCAGGCGACGCTGACGCGCCGCGCGTCGGTGGACTTCTCCATCCCGGTCATGCCGGGCGGCACCGGCATCCTGGTGCGCAAGAACGTCTCGCCCGCGCTGCGCAACCTGCTGGAAGGCCGCAAGCCGGGCGCGCAACCGATCTGGCGCGGCTCGCCGCAACTGGCGGCGCTGCAGCAGCGGGACTTCGCGGTGGTGCCGGGCACGGCGTCGGCGAAGTTGCTGGAGGCGCGCCGGCAGGAGATCGGTGTCAACTTCAAGATCACGCCCGTGACCAGCATGGCCGAAGGCCTGGCGCGCGTGGTGTCCGGCAAGTCCGATGCGCTGGTGTCGGACCGCAACGTGCTGATGGACCTGGCGCGCAACGGGCAGGGCGCGGGCGACGTGATGGTCATCGATCGCGAGTTCGACCCGACGTCCTACGCGTTCGCGCTGCGGCGCGGCGACGAGGACTTCCGGTTGCTGGTCGACCGCGTGCTGAGCCGCACGTATCGCACGGGCAAGTTCGAGCAGCTGTACGCGACGCACTTCGGCCCCGCCGGCGAATCCACGCGGATGTTCTTCCGCCGCCTCGCCGAACCCGACTGA
- the potE gene encoding putrescine-ornithine antiporter has protein sequence MNTTATATSSATSTPATKKMSLVQLTLLVAVNMMGSGIIMLPANMAQVGAISLLSWGVTALGSMAIAYGFAQAGVFNSKAGGMAAYAEDAYGRDGYFLTFFLYFLSLAIGNVAIAISAVGYLAAFIPWLSSAPIATCIGVIVLVWLTTVANFGGPNITGKIGSITVWGVIIPVAGICVIGWFFFSGTTFKQAWNPQGLSLGAGMGSSIALTLWAFLGMESAAQNSDAVENPKRNVPLACMFGTLGAAVVYILSTTVIQGIVPNKLLAASTGPFADAYAQMFGGTVGTIIRALAILACLGSLLGWQFTIAQTAKTAAGEGLFPAFFAKTNRMLAPVTGMIVMGVVQTILALSTISPSLSEQFSALVGLAVVTNVIPYIIALSALGVIMRKAGGVPQGTYRKNMFVAVVGMLYSTYAIYASGGDAVMGGTIVMALTFIIYGFMATKSPPPASTGPARTA, from the coding sequence ATGAACACGACGGCCACCGCAACGAGCTCCGCCACTTCCACGCCCGCCACCAAGAAGATGAGCCTCGTGCAGCTCACGCTGCTGGTGGCCGTCAACATGATGGGCTCGGGCATCATCATGCTCCCCGCGAACATGGCGCAGGTGGGCGCGATCTCGCTGCTGTCGTGGGGCGTGACCGCGCTGGGCTCGATGGCGATCGCCTACGGGTTCGCGCAGGCGGGCGTCTTCAATTCCAAGGCCGGCGGCATGGCGGCGTACGCGGAGGACGCGTACGGACGCGATGGCTACTTCCTGACGTTCTTCCTGTACTTCCTGTCGCTGGCGATCGGCAACGTCGCCATCGCGATCTCCGCCGTGGGGTACCTGGCGGCCTTCATCCCGTGGCTGTCCTCGGCCCCGATCGCCACGTGCATCGGCGTGATCGTGCTGGTGTGGCTCACCACCGTCGCCAATTTCGGCGGCCCGAACATCACCGGCAAGATCGGCAGCATCACGGTGTGGGGCGTCATCATCCCGGTGGCGGGCATCTGCGTGATCGGCTGGTTCTTCTTCAGCGGCACGACGTTCAAGCAAGCGTGGAATCCGCAGGGCCTGAGCCTCGGCGCCGGCATGGGATCGAGCATCGCGCTGACGCTGTGGGCGTTCCTGGGCATGGAGTCGGCGGCGCAGAACTCCGATGCGGTGGAGAACCCGAAGCGCAACGTGCCGCTGGCGTGCATGTTCGGCACGCTCGGCGCGGCGGTCGTCTACATCCTGTCGACCACCGTCATCCAGGGCATCGTGCCCAACAAGCTTCTCGCCGCCTCGACGGGTCCGTTCGCCGACGCGTATGCGCAGATGTTCGGCGGCACCGTGGGCACCATCATCCGCGCGCTGGCGATCCTCGCGTGCCTGGGCTCGCTGCTGGGCTGGCAGTTCACGATCGCGCAGACCGCCAAGACGGCGGCGGGCGAAGGCCTGTTCCCTGCGTTCTTCGCCAAGACCAACCGCATGCTCGCGCCGGTCACCGGCATGATCGTGATGGGCGTGGTGCAGACCATCCTCGCGCTGTCGACCATTTCGCCGTCGCTGAGCGAGCAGTTCTCCGCGCTGGTGGGCCTGGCCGTGGTCACCAACGTCATTCCCTACATCATCGCGCTGTCGGCCCTCGGGGTGATCATGCGCAAGGCCGGCGGCGTCCCGCAGGGCACGTACCGCAAGAACATGTTCGTCGCCGTCGTGGGCATGCTGTACAGCACGTACGCGATCTACGCGTCGGGCGGAGACGCCGTGATGGGCGGCACCATCGTGATGGCGCTGACCTTCATCATCTACGGCTTCATGGCAACCAAGTCCCCGCCGCCGGCGAGCACCGGCCCCGCGCGCACGGCATGA
- a CDS encoding VIT1/CCC1 transporter family protein — MAWRTRRFQQILEPADRIAEVMFGLIMALTFTGSLSISDAGRNDVRAMLIGALGCNIAWGLIDGIFYVMIGFADRRGDSLAVQAVREATDPAQARQLLSKALPDEVVAVLTDEQLERVRVRLSDVPAAAMPPPRMGVRDLLAGLGVACLVFGSTLPIALPFLVFHEVPLAMRVSNGIAIAMLFVAGALYARAVGGRGWLIGSIMVVLGCVLVAMTIALGG, encoded by the coding sequence ATGGCCTGGCGCACGCGCAGGTTCCAGCAGATCCTCGAGCCGGCCGACCGGATCGCCGAGGTGATGTTCGGGCTGATCATGGCGCTCACGTTCACCGGCTCGCTCAGCATTTCGGACGCGGGCCGCAACGATGTGCGCGCGATGCTGATCGGCGCGCTGGGCTGCAACATCGCGTGGGGCCTGATCGACGGGATCTTCTACGTGATGATCGGGTTCGCCGATCGCCGCGGCGATTCGCTGGCGGTGCAGGCGGTGCGCGAGGCCACCGATCCGGCGCAGGCCCGGCAGCTGCTGTCGAAGGCGCTGCCCGACGAAGTCGTCGCGGTGTTGACCGACGAGCAACTCGAACGCGTGCGCGTCCGCCTGTCGGACGTGCCCGCTGCCGCCATGCCGCCGCCTCGCATGGGCGTGCGCGACCTGCTGGCGGGGCTCGGCGTGGCGTGCCTGGTGTTCGGCAGCACGCTGCCGATCGCGCTGCCGTTCCTGGTGTTCCACGAGGTGCCGCTGGCCATGCGCGTGTCCAACGGCATCGCGATCGCGATGCTGTTCGTCGCCGGCGCCCTGTACGCGCGCGCCGTGGGCGGCCGGGGGTGGCTCATCGGATCGATCATGGTGGTGCTGGGCTGCGTGCTCGTGGCCATGACGATCGCGCTCGGCGGCTGA